The genomic segment ATCGAGGTGACCGGGACCAAGAACGCGGCGTCGGGCGGTGCCTGGGTGTGGGTGGATGCGTTTGAAATTTCGCCCTGACCCGATGAGGTGGCGGGAGCGTCTCGAGCGCGGGTTCTTCCTGGTGGAGCGCGTGGTCACGGCGCTCCTCTACTCGTGGTGCGTCGCGCGGGAGCGCTTCGGGAGAGGGGCGAGAGTGCCGATCTTGATGTACCACCAGGTCGGCGATCCCCTGAGGGGAGTCAGGGCGTGTCAGGATTGCGTCTCTCCCGGCTGCTTCACCCGGCAGCTGCGCGCCATCCTCAGAGCGGGGTATCGGGTGATCTCGCTCGGGCAGCTCGTCCGCTGGCTCGACGCTTCACCCGATGCGCTGAAACGCTGCGTCGTCCTCACCTTCGATGACGGCTTCCGCGGCCAGTTCAGGAACGCCTATCCCGTCCTTCGGCGGTACGGGGTCCCCGCCACGTTCTTCCTCATCGCCGGGTATATCGGGACAGACACGTTCTTCCCCCACCTCGGCCTCGCGGGCAGGCCGGATGGCGGGAGGGATGGGGCGCTCTCGGACTGGCGTCCGCTCTCCTGGGACGAGGCGAAGGGGCTGGCTCGAAACGGCATGGAGATCGGCTCCCACAGCGTGTCCCACCGATCGCTGGGGCGCATGGGGAGGGACGAGGCGGCGGCCGAGGTCCGGCGGTCGAAGGAGATCCTGGAGGAGCGCCTGGGCATCCGCGTCGAGGGCTTCGCGTATCCGTTCGGATCGCGCGCCTACCGTGACTTCGATCGGGGCGTCCAGGAGCTGCTCCGTGAAGCCGGCTATCGCGTTGCCTGTACGACGGTGGTGGGCCGAAACAGCGGGGGCGCGGACCGCCTGGCGCTCCGCCGCATTCCGGTGGAGGAAGCGGACGGGCCCTTCCGCATCCGCTGCAAGCTCGTGGGCGCGTACGACTGGGTGGGCGCGGTCAAGGCGCTCTGGCAGCGCCTGGTGCCGCGCGAGGAGAGCGTTGACCTCGAACTGGCCGCGCCTCAGGCGTCGGCTCGTGGGAGCGCGTCGTGAGTGTCCTGGTTACGGACGCGAGCGGCAACCACGCGCTGGCGGTGGTCAGGTCGCTCGGCCGGCGGGGGATCCGCGTGGCCGCGGCCGACAGCGCGTGGTGGGCGAAGAGCTTCTTCAGCCGCTACTGCGCGCGCCGAGCCCTCCATCCGTCGCCGGCGGGGGGAGTGGACGCGTTCGTGAGCGGACTCTGCCGGATCCTCGACGAGGTCAGGCCGATGATGCTGATGCCGATGACCGAGCGGACCATCCTTGCGCTCATGGTCAGGCGAGAGGAGATCGAATCCCGGGTCGCCCTGGCCCCGCTCCCCGCTCCGGAAGCGCTCTCCGTCGTCTTCGACAAGCACGCGACGATCGAGCTGGCCACGTCTCTCGGCGTTCCGGTGCCGAAGACGCTTCGCCTCTCCGGCCTGGAGGATCTGGACCGGCTTCGCTCCGAGATCTCGTTCCCCGCGGTGATCAAGCCGAGGCGGTCCGAGATCTGGACGGCCGACGACCGGATCGTGCCGGGCGGGCCCGTCGAGTACTGCTTCAGCGCCGAGGAGCTGGAGGCGAAGTATCTGGCCGTTCACCGCAGGGCGCCGCTGCCGCTCATCCAGGAGTTCATCCCGGGCGAGGGGTACGGGGTCTCGGTCCTGTACCGCCGCGGGCGGCTCAAGGCGCTGTTCGCGCACCGGCGGCTCCGGATGATTCGCCCCACCGGCTCGGGAAGCTCGCTGCGCGAGAGCATCGCCCCTCCGCCGGCCATGGTGGATGCCGCGCGGGCGCTCCTGGACGCGCTCGCATGGCACGGCGTCGCCATGGTGGAGTTCAAGCTGGACGCGCGGGATGGCACACCGAAGCTGATGGAGGTCAACGGCCGCTTCTGGAACTCGGTCCCCCTCGCGGTGGCCGCCGGCGTGGATTTTCCCTTTCTCCTGTACCGCCTCGCGGTGGACGGTGATGTGCGTGAGCACCTGGAGTACCGGGTGGGAGTGCAAAGCCGGTGGCTCGTCGGGGATGTCCGGCACCTGGTGGAGGTGCTCGGCGGGAAGCCGCGGGGATGGGCCGACGGATTTCCCTCGCGCTGGAGAACGCTGCGGGACTTCATGAAATTTTTCGGACGGGACATGCACTACGACGAATTCTGGCTGTCGGACCCGCTTCCGCTGTTTGCGGATTTCGCCGACTTCTTCTTTCGCCAGGTCCCCCAGCGCCTCGTCCCGCGCCGCCCCACAGCCGTCGAGGAGAAGCCGGCGTGCGAATTCGCCCCGAGTCGGATGGGAGGGCCATGCGGATTCTCTGGGTGAAGGTGGGCGGCCTCTGGCCCCTCACGAGCGGGGGGCGCCTCCGCAGCTTTCACATCGTCTCCGAGCTGTCGCGTCGTCACCGGCTGATCCTGCTCACGACCCATGGTCCGGCTGACGATCCTGGCGCGCTCGCCGCGCGTCTGCCGCGCTGCGAGCGGATCGTGTCGCTGCCGTACGCGATCCCGAAGTACCGGAGCGCCGGCTTCGCGCTCGCCGTGCTGCGGTCGTGGCTCTCGCCCCTCCCGGTGGACATCCTGAGGTTTCGTGTCCCGTCGCTTTCCGGCGAGGTTCGCCGGATCCAGGGGAGCGAGAAAGTGGACGTATGCGTGGCGGATTTTCTGAGCGCCACGCCCAACGTCCCGCTGGACGGCCCGGTCCCGGTGGTGCTTTTCGCCCACAACGTTGAGCACATGATCTGGAAGCGCCTGAGCGAGAACGAGCCGCGGCTGTGGAGGCGGCTGCTCCTCGAGATCGAATGGCGGAAGATGCGGCGGTACGAGGCCGACGTCTGTCGCCGGGCCGCATCCACGATCACGGTCTCGGATCTCGATCGCGCCCTGCTGCTCGCGTTGGCCCCGACCGCCCGCATGTGGGTGACCCCGACCGGCGTCGATACGTCCTATTTCGTGCCGGATGGAAGGCGGGAGGCTCGCGCGGCGGTCGTCTTCACCGGGTCCATGGACTGGTACCCGAACGAGGACGCCGTTCTCTGGTTCGTGGACGCGGTCCTGCCCCGGATCCGTCGTGAAGTGCCGGAGGCGTCGTTTACCGTGGTCGGCCGGAACCCGACTCGGCGCCTGCTGGCCGCGGTCGCGGAAGCAGGCGTTCGGGTGACGGGAACCGTGGATGATGTCCGGCCGTACATCGCGGAGGCCGCGGTGTACGCCGTGCCGCTCAGGATCGGCGGGGGAACGCGGCTCAAGATCTTCGAGGCGCTCGCGATGGGAAAGGCGGTGGTCTCGACCGCGGTCGGCGCCGAGGGTCTTCCGCTCGCTCCCGGCGAAAACTTCCTCCAGGCGGACGAACCGGAGGAGTTCGCCCGCGCGGTCGTCTCTCTCCTGAGGGATCCGGCGCGGCGGCGGCAGCTCGGCATGGCGGGACGGCGGCTGGTCGAGGAGCGCTACGCCTGGCCGGAGGTGACACGCCGGTTCGCTGGGCAGTGCGGGGAAGCGGCCGCGATCACGCTCCCGGGGAAGAGCAACGCTCGAGACTTCGCCGGACTCCGAGAACCCTTCGGCAAGGCGCTCGCCAGACGGATCCTTCCGCGCGTGCTCGTCGGCCACCTCCGCGCGTTCCGGACGCTTCGCCCCCGTGACTGGCCGCGCTACTGGACGCTGAGGCTCCGGCGGGCGCTCCC from the Candidatus Rokuibacteriota bacterium genome contains:
- a CDS encoding glycosyltransferase; translated protein: MRILWVKVGGLWPLTSGGRLRSFHIVSELSRRHRLILLTTHGPADDPGALAARLPRCERIVSLPYAIPKYRSAGFALAVLRSWLSPLPVDILRFRVPSLSGEVRRIQGSEKVDVCVADFLSATPNVPLDGPVPVVLFAHNVEHMIWKRLSENEPRLWRRLLLEIEWRKMRRYEADVCRRAASTITVSDLDRALLLALAPTARMWVTPTGVDTSYFVPDGRREARAAVVFTGSMDWYPNEDAVLWFVDAVLPRIRREVPEASFTVVGRNPTRRLLAAVAEAGVRVTGTVDDVRPYIAEAAVYAVPLRIGGGTRLKIFEALAMGKAVVSTAVGAEGLPLAPGENFLQADEPEEFARAVVSLLRDPARRRQLGMAGRRLVEERYAWPEVTRRFAGQCGEAAAITLPGKSNARDFAGLREPFGKALARRILPRVLVGHLRAFRTLRPRDWPRYWTLRLRRALPARRNGLPGPGAAIRSVLFVCRGNVIRSPMAAALLRRQLAGSRGGAISVASAGLRAVAGEPADPRARRVAGRFGVSLEDHRAQPLTPELVAQADMIVAMDSLIAAELRGRYAAARRKTVLLGEIADPYDGDESGLGRCYERVESVVQQLASGLAPAEEHGTGPDGPGQGGDRS
- a CDS encoding ATP-grasp domain-containing protein, coding for MSVLVTDASGNHALAVVRSLGRRGIRVAAADSAWWAKSFFSRYCARRALHPSPAGGVDAFVSGLCRILDEVRPMMLMPMTERTILALMVRREEIESRVALAPLPAPEALSVVFDKHATIELATSLGVPVPKTLRLSGLEDLDRLRSEISFPAVIKPRRSEIWTADDRIVPGGPVEYCFSAEELEAKYLAVHRRAPLPLIQEFIPGEGYGVSVLYRRGRLKALFAHRRLRMIRPTGSGSSLRESIAPPPAMVDAARALLDALAWHGVAMVEFKLDARDGTPKLMEVNGRFWNSVPLAVAAGVDFPFLLYRLAVDGDVREHLEYRVGVQSRWLVGDVRHLVEVLGGKPRGWADGFPSRWRTLRDFMKFFGRDMHYDEFWLSDPLPLFADFADFFFRQVPQRLVPRRPTAVEEKPACEFAPSRMGGPCGFSG
- a CDS encoding polysaccharide deacetylase family protein, with amino-acid sequence MRWRERLERGFFLVERVVTALLYSWCVARERFGRGARVPILMYHQVGDPLRGVRACQDCVSPGCFTRQLRAILRAGYRVISLGQLVRWLDASPDALKRCVVLTFDDGFRGQFRNAYPVLRRYGVPATFFLIAGYIGTDTFFPHLGLAGRPDGGRDGALSDWRPLSWDEAKGLARNGMEIGSHSVSHRSLGRMGRDEAAAEVRRSKEILEERLGIRVEGFAYPFGSRAYRDFDRGVQELLREAGYRVACTTVVGRNSGGADRLALRRIPVEEADGPFRIRCKLVGAYDWVGAVKALWQRLVPREESVDLELAAPQASARGSAS